One genomic region from Reichenbachiella ulvae encodes:
- a CDS encoding sugar-binding domain-containing protein has translation MLKRLRFLPSFAILLLFISCSEDNSDLRNRINLRGSWQFALDTAKIGIKEGWYRQNLTDSIQLPGTTDSNQKGLLNTDTTTKHLNRIYKYEEAAWYQKKLVIPESFRDQSIHIHFERSKCSEVWIDDLKIGESKLLQSPQVFEATQYLTPGEHTLTVKVDNSLKLTPYGHVHIYSDDTQTNWNGLLGDLYIEAKSKTYISNLQVYPDVDQKEIDILMAVNRSKASEKLKVELQIKQYSKDETIVLPSRTYDLTSGTSDSVLLSYDFEEVALWDEYEQPIYELTAILTSMESQDSYSVPFGMRKFEAKGTQFKINDRTTFLRGKHEAGVFPLTGHVPMDVESWVRVYEIAKSYGINHYRFHSYCPPEAAFTAADQVGIYIQAELPFWGGLESDTVALALREEGYAMLKAYANHPSFVLFSHGNEIWSGHDRTEENIAALKAYDDRPLYTFGSNNSIGYQPPSRSSEFFVAARNPIHGDSILGHTRLTHAFADAEEGATLNTQTPNTTVNFDFAISNVKVPLVSHEIGQYQVYPDYREIDKYTGVLKAWNLEVFKDSLEKAGMLDLDSIFQKASGAWSALCYKAEMETALRTKDMAGFQLLDLQDFPGQGTALVGILDAFMDDKGVVSKEEWLQSCNDVVILGEFSKFVWTNEETLEATIKIANYSNHDISSPFNWKLTSADEQVIDQGSIESEAFMGQLNEAGEINIDLASIQSAKQLTLHLEIPHSNYSNQYPIWVYPVNEITGSEAIIIAKKLNNEVWNELDAGGQVLLFPMTEDIVDKSVAGHFPPEFWNYGMFKGISEWAKKPISPGTLGLLMDPEHPIFNSFPTDFHTKWQWFSIIKASRSLYLNKTAIDYRPIVQVIDNLERNYKMGMIFEFKVGKGKLLVCTADLFKIQDKPEARQLFNSILSYMESEVFNPSYEINSNQLKELL, from the coding sequence ATGCTAAAAAGACTCAGATTCCTGCCCTCATTTGCCATTTTATTGTTATTTATCTCTTGTTCAGAGGACAATTCTGATCTGCGAAACCGTATAAACCTTCGAGGTTCATGGCAATTTGCTCTGGATACCGCCAAAATCGGAATAAAAGAAGGTTGGTATAGGCAAAATCTAACAGATAGTATTCAGCTCCCGGGTACAACTGACTCCAATCAAAAAGGCCTATTAAACACTGACACTACCACCAAGCATCTCAACAGAATCTATAAATATGAAGAGGCAGCCTGGTACCAGAAAAAGCTAGTGATTCCTGAATCCTTTCGTGATCAAAGCATTCATATACATTTTGAAAGAAGCAAATGTTCGGAAGTCTGGATTGATGATTTAAAGATTGGCGAATCCAAACTTCTTCAATCCCCACAAGTATTTGAAGCAACCCAATACCTGACACCTGGAGAACACACTTTAACTGTGAAAGTCGATAATAGTCTAAAACTGACGCCCTATGGTCATGTTCACATTTATTCTGACGATACCCAAACCAATTGGAATGGACTACTTGGCGACCTATATATAGAGGCGAAATCCAAAACGTACATTTCCAATCTTCAGGTCTATCCTGATGTCGACCAGAAAGAGATAGACATTCTGATGGCGGTCAATCGATCAAAAGCTAGTGAAAAACTAAAGGTAGAATTGCAGATTAAACAATATTCTAAGGATGAAACAATAGTGCTTCCATCAAGGACATATGATCTTACTTCAGGCACTTCAGATTCTGTGCTATTGAGCTATGATTTCGAAGAGGTGGCACTTTGGGATGAATATGAGCAACCGATCTACGAACTAACTGCCATACTGACTTCAATGGAATCTCAAGACAGCTACAGCGTACCTTTTGGGATGCGAAAGTTCGAAGCTAAAGGCACACAATTTAAAATCAATGATAGAACAACCTTCCTAAGAGGTAAACATGAAGCAGGTGTCTTTCCACTGACAGGACATGTCCCAATGGACGTAGAAAGCTGGGTAAGAGTCTATGAAATCGCCAAAAGCTACGGCATCAACCATTATCGGTTCCACTCCTACTGCCCTCCTGAAGCAGCCTTTACGGCCGCAGATCAAGTCGGGATTTATATACAAGCTGAGTTGCCATTCTGGGGTGGGCTTGAGTCTGATACAGTCGCTTTGGCCTTACGTGAAGAAGGCTATGCAATGCTTAAAGCCTATGCCAATCACCCTTCGTTTGTCTTGTTTTCTCACGGTAACGAAATATGGTCAGGTCATGATCGAACGGAAGAAAACATCGCGGCACTGAAAGCCTATGATGATCGTCCTCTATATACCTTCGGGTCCAACAACAGTATCGGTTATCAGCCCCCGTCTAGGAGCTCAGAGTTTTTTGTGGCCGCTCGGAACCCAATCCACGGAGACAGTATTTTAGGTCACACCCGACTGACTCATGCATTTGCCGATGCTGAGGAAGGCGCTACATTAAACACGCAAACTCCAAATACCACCGTCAACTTTGATTTTGCTATTTCCAATGTAAAAGTCCCTTTGGTAAGTCATGAAATCGGTCAATATCAGGTCTATCCAGACTACAGAGAAATCGATAAATACACTGGTGTTTTAAAAGCCTGGAATTTGGAGGTATTTAAAGACAGTTTAGAAAAAGCTGGAATGTTGGACCTAGACAGCATTTTTCAAAAGGCCTCAGGTGCATGGTCTGCCCTTTGCTACAAAGCAGAAATGGAGACCGCTCTCAGAACTAAGGATATGGCTGGCTTCCAATTGCTGGATCTACAGGACTTCCCGGGACAAGGCACCGCTCTTGTGGGTATTCTGGATGCCTTTATGGATGACAAGGGAGTAGTCTCCAAAGAAGAATGGCTGCAATCCTGCAACGATGTAGTTATTCTCGGAGAATTCTCAAAATTCGTTTGGACCAATGAGGAAACCTTAGAAGCTACAATTAAAATAGCCAATTATTCCAATCATGATATTTCTTCACCATTCAATTGGAAATTGACTTCTGCCGACGAACAAGTAATAGATCAAGGTTCGATCGAATCCGAAGCGTTCATGGGGCAACTAAATGAGGCAGGTGAAATAAATATAGATTTAGCATCTATCCAGAGTGCGAAGCAACTAACACTCCATTTGGAGATCCCTCATTCTAATTACAGCAATCAATACCCTATTTGGGTTTACCCAGTTAACGAGATCACTGGCAGTGAAGCCATTATCATTGCTAAAAAACTCAACAATGAAGTTTGGAATGAATTGGATGCTGGTGGCCAAGTTCTCCTCTTCCCAATGACAGAAGACATTGTAGATAAAAGTGTAGCGGGGCATTTCCCTCCTGAATTTTGGAATTACGGGATGTTCAAAGGAATCAGCGAATGGGCAAAGAAACCCATATCTCCAGGCACTTTAGGTCTATTGATGGACCCTGAGCACCCGATTTTCAACAGTTTTCCGACCGATTTTCACACTAAATGGCAGTGGTTCTCAATAATAAAGGCTAGTCGGTCGCTTTATCTGAATAAAACAGCCATTGACTACCGCCCCATTGTACAAGTAATCGACAATCTGGAAAGAAACTATAAGATGGGAATGATATTCGAATTCAAAGTAGGTAAGGGGAAATTATTGGTATGCACGGCTGACCTCTTTAAAATTCAGGACAAGCCTGAAGCGCGACAATTGTTCAATTCCATTCTCTCTTACATGGAATCAGAGGTATTTAACCCCAGCTATGAGATCAACAGCAATCAATTAAAAGAGCTGCTGTAA
- a CDS encoding sodium:solute symporter family protein, producing MDIQTWTFIIVGLSFALYIGIAIWSRAGSTKEFYVAGGGVHPLTNGLATAADWMSAASFISMAGLISFMGYDGGVYLMGWTGGYVLLALLLAPYLRKFGKFTVPDFIGDRYYSDIARTVAVICAIIVSFTYVAGQMRGVGVVFARFLEVPINTGVFIGMGLVFFYAVLGGMKGITYTQVAQYCILIFAFMVPAIFISIQLTGEWLPQLGFGGKLNDGSGVYLLDKLDNLHEELGFHEYTTGSKSRWDVGAITLALMMGTAGLPHVIVRFFTVPKVKDARISAGWALLFIAILYTTAPAIAAFARTNLITTVSEQPYSSVPEWFTNWEETELIQFEDKNNDGLIQYVADPAVNELTIDRDIMVLANPEIARLPNWVIALVAAGGLAAALSTAAGLLLVISTSVSHDLIKKQIKPDISDKEELMWARIGAAVAVLVAGYFGINPPGFVAATVALAFGLAAASFFPVIVLGIFDKRMNKEGAVAGMVVGILLMLFYMVKYKLGYLGGGTQEDWWFGISPEGFGSVAMVVNLIVSFSIARFYPAPPQEVQDMVEDIRYPRGSGEAQSH from the coding sequence ATGGATATTCAAACCTGGACATTTATTATTGTAGGGCTATCTTTTGCCTTATACATCGGTATTGCGATTTGGTCGCGAGCCGGATCAACCAAAGAATTTTATGTAGCGGGTGGTGGTGTTCACCCACTTACTAATGGCTTAGCTACTGCAGCAGACTGGATGTCAGCCGCATCTTTCATCTCCATGGCTGGATTGATTTCCTTCATGGGATATGATGGAGGTGTTTACCTCATGGGTTGGACTGGAGGCTATGTGCTATTGGCCTTGTTGCTCGCTCCGTATCTCCGCAAGTTTGGTAAGTTCACTGTTCCTGATTTCATTGGCGATCGGTACTATTCGGATATCGCCAGAACGGTGGCTGTGATTTGTGCCATTATCGTTTCATTTACCTACGTCGCTGGGCAGATGCGTGGAGTAGGCGTTGTGTTTGCGCGCTTTCTTGAAGTGCCTATCAATACTGGCGTCTTTATAGGTATGGGACTGGTGTTCTTTTATGCTGTTCTTGGCGGTATGAAAGGCATCACGTATACGCAGGTAGCCCAATATTGTATATTGATATTTGCCTTTATGGTTCCGGCAATTTTTATATCCATACAATTGACCGGTGAGTGGTTGCCACAGCTAGGTTTTGGAGGAAAACTAAACGATGGTTCTGGAGTTTACCTTTTGGATAAGTTGGATAACCTGCATGAGGAATTGGGGTTTCATGAATATACTACAGGATCGAAATCCCGATGGGATGTGGGCGCGATCACGCTGGCTCTGATGATGGGGACCGCGGGTCTGCCACACGTGATTGTACGTTTCTTCACTGTCCCTAAAGTGAAAGATGCCAGGATATCTGCGGGTTGGGCCTTATTGTTTATCGCAATTTTGTACACTACAGCTCCAGCTATTGCCGCCTTTGCTCGCACGAATCTGATTACAACTGTTTCGGAGCAGCCTTATTCTTCAGTTCCTGAGTGGTTTACCAATTGGGAGGAAACAGAATTGATTCAGTTCGAAGACAAAAACAATGACGGTTTGATTCAGTACGTTGCAGATCCAGCAGTCAATGAATTGACCATCGATCGAGACATCATGGTTCTGGCCAATCCTGAAATAGCTAGATTACCCAACTGGGTGATTGCATTAGTAGCTGCCGGAGGCTTAGCTGCAGCACTTTCTACCGCTGCTGGATTGCTATTGGTTATTTCAACCAGCGTTTCTCATGATCTCATCAAGAAGCAAATCAAACCGGATATTTCAGATAAGGAAGAGTTGATGTGGGCGCGAATCGGTGCTGCTGTGGCTGTCCTGGTAGCAGGCTATTTTGGGATTAATCCCCCGGGTTTTGTTGCTGCGACAGTTGCCCTGGCTTTTGGACTAGCTGCGGCATCCTTTTTTCCTGTGATTGTTCTGGGGATATTTGACAAGCGCATGAATAAGGAAGGTGCTGTTGCAGGTATGGTAGTGGGTATCTTATTGATGCTTTTCTATATGGTTAAATACAAACTAGGGTATCTAGGAGGCGGAACACAAGAAGATTGGTGGTTTGGAATTTCACCTGAAGGCTTTGGTTCTGTGGCTATGGTGGTGAACCTTATCGTTTCATTCAGTATTGCCAGATTCTATCCGGCTCCTCCTCAGGAAGTGCAAGATATGGTAGAGGACATTCGATATCCGAGAGGTTCAGGAGAGGCACAGTCGCATTGA
- a CDS encoding DUF4212 domain-containing protein: MTMKEQHKQYWRQNLRYLAILLAIWFIVSFGFGIIWVDELNQIKFGGFKLGFWFAQQGSIYVFVVLIFTYVWLMNRLDKTSDLDEN; this comes from the coding sequence ATGACTATGAAAGAACAACACAAGCAATACTGGAGGCAAAACCTTCGGTATTTGGCCATTCTTCTGGCCATTTGGTTTATCGTATCCTTTGGTTTTGGTATCATATGGGTGGACGAGCTCAATCAGATCAAATTTGGTGGATTCAAATTGGGATTTTGGTTTGCGCAGCAAGGCTCCATTTATGTGTTTGTGGTCCTCATCTTCACCTATGTGTGGTTGATGAACCGATTGGATAAAACTTCAGATCTGGACGAAAACTAA
- a CDS encoding S9 family peptidase encodes MKPHLNLALILGLLILLGCEKPKPESQRPPEIPMEEFFKNPESYRFRLSPDGTSLSFLTTYNKRLNIHVKDLATGDTIRVTSDTARDIRMYAWANNNQLIYFQDTGGDENFQLFAADKTGDNVTALTNFEGVRTQLIDDLPDLPQEIIIEMNKENPQVFDPYRINIVTGELTKLAANPGDITEWFTDHEGKLRLAIKTDGVNQTFLYRPTEEDEFEEIMSITFKDTFAPMFFTFDNKNLYALSNLGRNTTAVVEFDLETKTEKALLYENPDYDVTDLSYSRKRKVLSNAMFEADRVGYYFFDDQTKKMYEAINNGIEGDLDIYVLASTKAEDKFMFVTESDRTGTIYYTYDMADEQIELVANTRPWINPENMASVKPIQYQSRDGLTINGYLTLPTGIEPKNLPVVVHPHGGPWARDSWGYNPELQFLANRGYAVLQMNFRGSTGYGKEFWMKSFKQWGRTMQNDITDGTKYLIDQGIADPERIAIYGGSYGGYATLAGVTLTPDLYAAGIDYVGVSNMFTFMNTIPPYWEPFRDMFYEMVGDPTDAQDSVMLREVSPVFLADSIKVPMLIAQGAKDPRVNIAESDQIVEALKDNMVEVDYIVKENEGHGFSNEENRFEFYQAMETFLDKHIGEKMEIDKSEM; translated from the coding sequence ATGAAACCCCACCTTAACCTAGCCCTTATATTAGGGCTACTGATCCTACTTGGATGCGAAAAACCAAAACCCGAATCACAAAGACCTCCTGAAATTCCAATGGAGGAATTCTTTAAAAATCCTGAATCGTACCGCTTTCGGTTGTCCCCGGATGGTACTTCACTTTCTTTTCTCACAACCTACAACAAGCGTCTCAATATTCATGTAAAGGATCTGGCAACCGGAGACACCATTCGAGTTACTTCAGATACAGCTCGTGACATCAGAATGTATGCCTGGGCTAACAATAATCAACTCATCTATTTTCAAGATACCGGAGGCGATGAAAATTTCCAGCTTTTTGCTGCGGACAAGACGGGTGACAATGTTACCGCTTTGACCAATTTCGAAGGGGTGAGAACTCAGCTCATTGACGACCTACCGGACTTACCCCAAGAAATAATCATTGAAATGAACAAAGAAAACCCTCAGGTTTTTGATCCCTATAGAATTAACATTGTGACTGGCGAACTCACAAAACTAGCTGCAAACCCTGGCGATATTACGGAATGGTTCACGGATCACGAAGGTAAGCTCAGGCTCGCAATCAAGACAGATGGAGTCAACCAAACCTTTCTTTATAGACCTACAGAAGAGGATGAATTCGAAGAGATCATGTCCATTACCTTCAAAGACACATTTGCTCCGATGTTCTTTACCTTCGACAACAAAAACCTATATGCTCTATCCAATCTGGGCCGGAACACAACAGCTGTAGTAGAATTTGATCTTGAAACCAAGACAGAAAAAGCACTCCTATATGAAAATCCCGACTATGATGTCACCGATCTATCGTATTCCAGAAAACGAAAAGTATTGTCAAATGCAATGTTCGAAGCAGACAGGGTCGGTTACTATTTTTTCGATGATCAAACCAAAAAAATGTACGAAGCGATCAATAATGGAATTGAGGGAGATCTGGACATCTACGTTTTGGCCTCCACCAAAGCGGAAGATAAATTCATGTTTGTCACTGAATCCGATCGAACAGGAACGATCTATTATACTTATGACATGGCTGATGAGCAGATAGAGCTAGTTGCTAACACCAGGCCCTGGATCAACCCTGAAAATATGGCATCAGTCAAACCTATCCAATACCAATCTAGGGACGGTTTGACAATCAATGGATACCTAACCCTTCCAACAGGCATAGAGCCTAAGAACCTACCAGTGGTGGTTCATCCACATGGAGGCCCGTGGGCCAGAGACAGCTGGGGATACAATCCAGAACTTCAATTCCTCGCCAATCGTGGCTATGCAGTCCTACAAATGAACTTTAGGGGTTCTACAGGTTACGGCAAGGAGTTCTGGATGAAGTCATTCAAACAATGGGGTAGAACCATGCAAAATGACATCACAGATGGTACAAAATACTTAATCGATCAGGGAATCGCTGATCCCGAACGAATAGCTATATACGGTGGTAGTTATGGAGGATATGCTACACTGGCTGGCGTGACTCTTACGCCCGATCTGTACGCTGCAGGTATCGATTATGTGGGCGTATCTAATATGTTCACCTTTATGAATACCATCCCACCCTATTGGGAACCTTTCCGCGATATGTTTTACGAAATGGTAGGTGATCCCACAGATGCACAAGATAGTGTGATGTTGAGAGAGGTTTCTCCCGTGTTTTTGGCAGACAGTATCAAAGTGCCCATGCTAATTGCACAGGGAGCAAAGGATCCTAGAGTCAACATTGCTGAGTCTGATCAGATTGTCGAAGCACTCAAAGACAACATGGTAGAAGTAGACTACATCGTCAAAGAAAATGAAGGGCACGGTTTCAGTAATGAAGAAAACCGATTCGAATTTTATCAGGCCATGGAAACCTTTTTGGACAAACACATTGGAGAAAAGATGGAAATAGACAAATCCGAAATGTAA
- a CDS encoding M16 family metallopeptidase produces the protein MKKLIFVLSMLVTTAAFAQTKLIEKVEKTGDELVIPYAKYELDNGLTLIIHEDHSDPLVHVDVTYHVGSAREEINKSGFAHFFEHMMFQGSENVADEEHFSIVTESGGTLNGTTNRDRTNYFETVPSNQLETMLWLEADRMGFFLDAVTQKKFEVQRATVKNEKGQNYDNRPYGRWREVNAGALYPYGHPYSWLTIGRLEDLDRVNVDDLKKFFMRWYGPNNATLTVGGDVDSEQVIAMVEKYFGVIPRGPEVEPMKLDRPELEGDRYVSYVDTNIRFPALMFTYPTVPIFHPDEAALDCLSEILGTGRSSYFYKKFVMTQKAIQASVFHPCSELGGEFTMFVLPFPGQTLAGFEAEMRTILEEFAENGVTDADIQKFKANREADMVNGLASVSGKVGQLANYETFRNDPNGIKYDLDRYLSLTKEDVMRVFNKYIKDQPSVILSVVPDENTPTAKPDNYEIPMEGDNPFPTTDYSGLSYTRPEGDKFDRSKRPPLGPNPSIKVPDFWKEKLDNGIEVIATESNEIPTVTFQLTINGGHKMDAFAPTKSGLAQLTASMMNESTENYSSEQIQEELRMIGSSVNVSCGDEATTMSISTLTKHLPRTLELAEEILKRPAFTESDFDRVKNQQLENIKASRKDPGAIADQVFGRLLYGDEHIFSVPASGIEETVSSITLEDVKNFYNSYYSPSISELVVVGDVTQKEVNSSLSFLKSWESKMVRMPELPKAPDTDKTKIYLVDKKDAPQSEIRVGYVTDMTYDATGEYYRAYLMNYTLGGAFNSRINLNLREDKGWTYGAWSYFDSSDEPGPYRAQAGVKADATDSAVFEMMKEISGFKEGGITEAELNFMKKAIGQRDARSYETPSQKARFLRRINHYDLDKSFVDEQNEIVEKITKKEIDKLAKKHLKDDSFYILVVGDAASHRSNLEALGYEVIDVDEKGAIIEDNKIDMNK, from the coding sequence ATGAAAAAACTAATCTTTGTGCTGTCGATGCTGGTTACTACCGCCGCGTTTGCACAGACTAAATTAATTGAGAAGGTAGAAAAGACTGGTGATGAGCTGGTCATTCCATATGCCAAATATGAACTAGACAATGGCTTGACATTGATCATTCATGAGGATCATTCCGATCCATTGGTACACGTAGATGTGACCTACCATGTAGGATCTGCGAGAGAGGAAATCAATAAGTCAGGTTTTGCACACTTTTTTGAGCATATGATGTTTCAGGGGTCTGAAAATGTGGCCGATGAGGAGCATTTTTCTATCGTAACAGAATCAGGAGGTACCCTAAACGGGACGACCAACCGAGACAGAACTAATTATTTCGAAACTGTGCCAAGTAATCAACTGGAAACCATGCTGTGGCTTGAAGCTGACCGTATGGGTTTTTTCCTTGATGCAGTGACACAAAAGAAATTCGAAGTACAACGTGCGACCGTAAAGAATGAAAAGGGACAAAACTACGATAACCGTCCGTATGGTCGATGGAGAGAAGTCAATGCGGGTGCATTGTACCCCTATGGCCACCCTTACTCATGGTTGACGATTGGTCGACTAGAAGATTTGGATCGTGTGAATGTAGATGATCTGAAGAAATTCTTCATGAGATGGTATGGTCCAAACAATGCTACTTTAACCGTAGGTGGTGATGTAGATTCAGAGCAAGTCATTGCCATGGTGGAGAAATACTTTGGTGTAATCCCCAGAGGACCAGAAGTAGAGCCTATGAAACTGGATCGCCCAGAACTAGAGGGAGATCGATACGTGTCTTATGTAGATACTAATATTCGCTTCCCTGCCTTGATGTTTACCTATCCTACGGTTCCGATTTTTCATCCAGATGAGGCAGCATTGGATTGTTTGTCAGAGATTTTGGGGACCGGAAGAAGTTCCTATTTCTATAAGAAGTTTGTGATGACACAGAAGGCGATTCAGGCTTCAGTATTTCATCCATGTAGCGAATTAGGAGGTGAATTTACCATGTTTGTATTACCATTTCCTGGTCAGACACTGGCAGGGTTCGAGGCTGAAATGAGAACCATTCTTGAAGAGTTTGCTGAAAATGGTGTGACAGATGCAGATATCCAAAAATTCAAGGCCAATCGTGAAGCGGATATGGTCAATGGTTTGGCAAGTGTAAGTGGTAAGGTAGGTCAATTGGCCAACTACGAAACTTTCAGAAATGATCCAAACGGCATCAAATATGATTTGGATCGTTATCTGAGCCTGACCAAAGAGGATGTCATGCGTGTGTTTAACAAATACATCAAGGACCAGCCATCTGTTATTTTGAGCGTGGTGCCGGATGAAAACACACCTACTGCAAAACCTGATAATTACGAAATACCAATGGAAGGGGATAATCCATTCCCGACTACAGATTATTCTGGTCTTAGCTATACGCGTCCAGAAGGGGATAAGTTTGACAGAAGCAAGCGTCCTCCATTAGGACCAAATCCTTCGATTAAGGTACCTGATTTTTGGAAAGAAAAATTGGATAACGGGATCGAGGTAATAGCTACTGAGTCCAATGAGATTCCAACGGTAACTTTCCAATTGACGATCAATGGCGGTCACAAGATGGATGCTTTCGCGCCTACTAAATCAGGATTGGCTCAGTTGACAGCAAGTATGATGAATGAGTCAACAGAGAATTATAGTTCAGAGCAGATTCAAGAAGAATTGAGGATGATTGGCTCTTCTGTCAATGTTTCTTGCGGCGATGAAGCGACTACCATGAGCATCAGTACTTTGACCAAGCATTTGCCAAGAACGCTGGAGTTGGCAGAGGAAATATTGAAGCGACCCGCTTTCACTGAATCAGATTTTGACAGAGTGAAGAATCAGCAATTGGAAAATATCAAGGCATCCAGAAAAGATCCTGGGGCGATTGCCGATCAGGTATTTGGCCGCTTACTATATGGAGATGAGCATATATTTTCTGTCCCTGCAAGTGGAATAGAAGAAACGGTGAGCAGTATTACCTTAGAAGACGTCAAAAACTTCTACAACAGTTATTACTCGCCATCTATATCGGAATTGGTTGTTGTCGGTGATGTGACTCAAAAAGAAGTTAATTCAAGTTTGTCTTTCCTTAAATCATGGGAGTCCAAAATGGTGAGGATGCCGGAATTGCCAAAGGCACCAGACACTGATAAAACTAAGATATATTTAGTAGACAAAAAGGATGCGCCCCAATCTGAAATCAGAGTGGGATATGTGACGGATATGACTTATGATGCGACAGGCGAATATTACAGAGCGTATCTGATGAACTACACTTTAGGAGGCGCTTTCAATAGCCGTATCAATTTGAACCTGAGAGAAGACAAAGGGTGGACCTATGGCGCCTGGTCCTATTTTGATAGCTCAGATGAGCCTGGACCATATCGCGCTCAGGCAGGAGTGAAGGCGGATGCTACGGATAGTGCTGTTTTTGAAATGATGAAAGAAATTTCAGGTTTCAAAGAAGGTGGGATTACAGAGGCTGAGTTGAATTTTATGAAAAAGGCAATCGGCCAGAGAGATGCCAGAAGCTATGAGACACCAAGTCAAAAAGCACGATTCTTACGACGCATCAATCACTATGATCTGGACAAGAGTTTTGTAGATGAGCAAAATGAAATCGTAGAGAAAATTACCAAGAAGGAAATTGATAAGTTGGCCAAGAAGCACTTGAAAGATGATTCGTTCTATATCCTGGTGGTAGGAGATGCAGCCAGTCATCGTTCCAATTTAGAAGCCCTGGGATATGAAGTAATAGATGTGGACGAAAAAGGAGCCATTATCGAGGACAACAAAATTGATATGAATAAGTAA
- a CDS encoding permease, producing MDLVIQKTMALLSLIIIGLLLQKKVGENVKGIKILILSVALPATIFVALLKIELTFDLLLLPVIALGFNLIMLVMAHFLLPIMGLPQHSPTHRTLLMLLPSLAPGLSCFPFIAEFAGDDVLALAALADVGNKFFVLIFLYALALHWYTKMNASKESNSKRGQFKKLVLTMLNEPINLVIVLAIVLLSLGVTLSSFPVFLENTILRLSSLMMPLILLFIGLAVKIKWKELPLILSLLGWRSGITFCLSAAVIYFMPQLSLPMMLLVIVFPQSAVSFWPFAHMTALDSHQEEESKKTFDINLALSVLACSLPFSTLIVLAVFTFDQVFVSPFYLFGLGVVVLFFSALLFVFKGFAKIKVKLASKGLW from the coding sequence ATGGATTTAGTGATTCAGAAGACGATGGCTTTGTTGTCATTGATCATCATAGGGCTTCTGTTGCAAAAGAAGGTAGGGGAGAATGTAAAAGGTATCAAGATCCTGATTTTGAGTGTGGCATTACCTGCTACCATATTTGTTGCACTGCTGAAGATAGAGCTAACATTTGATCTGTTGCTGTTGCCTGTGATAGCATTGGGATTTAACCTCATCATGCTAGTGATGGCGCATTTCCTGCTGCCTATCATGGGGCTTCCGCAGCACAGTCCCACTCATCGAACCTTGCTGATGCTTTTACCTTCCTTAGCCCCCGGTTTGTCTTGCTTCCCTTTTATAGCAGAGTTTGCCGGAGATGATGTGCTGGCTTTGGCTGCCCTGGCCGATGTGGGCAATAAGTTTTTTGTGTTGATTTTCCTTTACGCATTGGCTTTGCACTGGTATACTAAAATGAATGCGTCTAAGGAGTCAAATAGTAAGAGGGGGCAATTCAAAAAGTTGGTCTTGACGATGCTCAATGAACCGATCAACTTGGTCATTGTTCTGGCGATCGTGCTCCTGAGTTTGGGAGTGACTTTAAGTTCATTTCCAGTGTTTTTGGAAAATACAATCCTAAGATTGAGTTCTTTGATGATGCCTTTGATATTGTTATTTATAGGATTGGCAGTAAAGATCAAGTGGAAGGAATTGCCACTCATCTTGTCCTTACTAGGTTGGCGATCTGGGATTACATTTTGTCTCTCTGCAGCAGTGATTTATTTCATGCCACAACTATCCTTGCCCATGATGCTTCTAGTTATCGTCTTTCCACAGAGTGCGGTTAGCTTTTGGCCATTTGCGCATATGACCGCATTGGATAGTCATCAGGAAGAGGAAAGCAAGAAGACCTTTGATATCAATTTGGCACTTTCTGTTTTGGCATGTTCACTACCTTTTTCGACACTGATTGTTTTGGCCGTTTTTACATTTGATCAAGTTTTTGTTAGCCCATTCTATCTTTTTGGTCTGGGTGTAGTTGTTCTATTCTTTTCTGCTCTTCTTTTTGTTTTCAAAGGATTTGCCAAAATCAAGGTAAAGCTCGCCTCTAAAGGATTGTGGTAG